Within the Paracoccus everestensis genome, the region TTTTCGCGCGGCGTTCCGCAGGGGCCGGTGGCCAGGATCGGGGCCGCCCCCAACCGGCGCGGCACAACCGTGACATTCCACGCCGACGAGGACATCTTCGGCCACCACCGCTTCAAGCCCGCGCGGCTGCTGAAGATGGTGAAATCCAAGGCCTATCTGTTCAGTGGCGTGGAAATCCGCTGGAAATCGGAAATCGACGACGGCGAAACTCCGCGAGAGGCGACGTTCCATTTCCCCGGCGGCCTGGCCGATTACCTTGCCGAAACACTGACGGGCGCCAGCACCTATGCCGACCGGCCATTCGCGGGCACTGTCGATTTCCGCCGCCAGGGCGCGCCCGGCAAGGTGGACTGGGCGATCAACTGGACGCCTTCGCGCGACGGCTTCATCCAGTCCTATTGCAACACCGTGCCCACACCCGAAGGCGGCACACATGAAGCGGGCTTCTGGGCCGCGATCCTGAAAGGCGTGCGCGCCTATGGCGAGCGGATCAGCAACAAGAAAGCCGCCAATATCACCCGAGAGGATCTGCTGACCGGCGGCTGCGCGCTTGTCAGTTGCTTTATCCGCGAGCCGGAATTCGTAGGCCAGACCAAGGACCGTCTTGCCACGACCGAGGCCGCGCGCCTGGTCGAGAACGCCGTGCGGGACCATTTCGACACCTGGCTGGCGGGGGATACGAAATCCGCGGGCGCAATCCTGGATTTTCTGGTCTTGCGTGCCGACGAACGCCTGCGCCGCAAGCAGGAAAAGGAAACCGCGCGCAAGACGGCCACGAAAAAGCTGCGCCTGCCCGGCAAGCTGGTCGATTGCAGCGCCACCAGCCGGGACGGCACCGAACTGTTCATCGTCGAGGGCGACAGTGCGGGCGGATCGGCCAAGATGGCGCGGGACCGCACCAACCAGGCGCTGTTGCCGCTGCGCGGAAAAATTCTGAACGTGCTGGGCGCGGCCTCCACCAAGATGGGGGCCAATCAGGAAATCAGCAATCTTTGTCAAGCGCTTGGCGTCGGAATGGGATCCAAGTTCAAGGTCGATGACCTGCGCTATGACAAGGTCATAATCATGACGGACGCCGATGTGGACGGCGCTCATATCGCCTCGCTGCTGATGACGTTCTTCTTTACGCAAATGCGGCCGATGATCGACAAGGGGCATCTGTATCTGGCCTGCCCGCCGCTGTACCGCCTGACCCAGGGGGCGCATCGGGTTTATGTTGCGGATGACGCCGAAAAGGAACGGATGCTGGTCAAGGGCCTGGGCGGGCGCGGCAAGATCGACGTGCAGCGGTTCAAGGGCCTGGGCGAGATGGACGCCAAGGATCTGAAGGACACGACCATGAATCCCAAGACCCGCAAGCTGATACGCGTCAGCATCGACGACGACGAAGGCGGGGAAACCGGCGAACTGGTTGAACGGCTGATGGGCAAGAAGCCCGAATTGCGGTTTGAGTACATCCAGGAAAACGCGCGCTTCGCCGAAGAGCTGGACGTCTGAGATGCGCCAGTATCACGACGCCTTGCGCATGGTCCTGGATCAGGGGCACGAAAGCACGGACCGTACGGGAACGGGTACGATCAGCCATTTCGGCCTGCAATGCCGATATCCGCTGGCGGACGGCTTTCCGCTGGTGACGACCAAGAAGCTGCACCTGCGGTCGATCATCCACGAACTGCTGTGGTTCCTGTCCGGCGACACAAACATCCGATATCTAAAGGAAAATGGTGTCTCCATCTGGGACGAATGGGCGGATGAGAACGGCGACCTTGGCCCCGTCTATGGCCGCCAGTGGCGGCTTTTCCCGAAGCTGGTGCCCAGCGGGCAGGATTCCGGCGGCCGCGCGTTGTTCTTTGCGGATCATGTCGATCAGATCGCTGACCTGGTTCAGGCGATCCGCAAGACGCCTGACTCGCGCCGTCTGATCGTGTCGGCCTGGAACCCGGGCGACGTCCCGGACATGGCGCTGCCCCCCTGCCACACGCTGTGGCAGGTGCGCATTCTTGCTGGCAAGCTGCATCTGCAACTGTATCAGCGCTCGGCGGATATGTTCCTGGGGGTGCCGTTCAACATCGCGTCCTATGCGTTGTTGCAGGTGATGCTGGCCCATGTCACCGGATACGAACCCGGCGACTTCGTGCATTCCATCGGGGATGCGCATATCTATTCCAACCATCTGGACCAAGTGCGGACCCAGCTTGCCCGGACGCCCAAGCCCCTGCCCCAAATACGCCTGCGCCGCGATGTCGCGTCGATCTTTGATTTCCGGTACGAGGATTTCGAGGTTCTGAACTATGATCCCGACCCGGCCATCAAGGCCCCGGTGGCCGTGTAAGATGCTGACCTTGATCGCAGCCCGCGACCGCAACGGCGCCATCGGCAAGGACAACGACATCCCCTGGCGCGCGCCCGAGGATCTGGCTTTCTTTCAGCGAGAAACAACCGGCGGCGCGGTCGTCATGGGCCGCAAGACCTGGGACAGCCTGCCCTTCAAGCCCCTGAAGAACCGCCTGAACCTGGTGGTATCCTCGAACCCGGACGCGGCGGACCATGTTGCTGCCACGCCTCGGGCTGCCCTTGATCATGCGCATTCCATGGGTTATCGGCGGGTTTACGGCATTGGCGGGGCAGGTATCTATGAGGCGCTGTTGCCCCTGGCCGACCGGCTGTTGCTGACCGAGGTGGATCTGGACGTGCGGGATGCCGATACATTCTTTCCCGCCTTCGACAGGAACGAATGGGACTGCCTGGGCTCCGTCGATTTGCGCCATGAACACCCGCGCTGCACCCTGTTCGAATATCTGCGCCGACGTTGAACCACCGGAAGGGATCTCCATGAACATTCGTTATCTGCACACCATGGTCCGGGTCGCCGATCTGGACAAGACCATGGCCTTTTTCAAGCTGCTGGGGCTGGAGGAAACCCGTCGTATCGACAACGACAAGGGCCGCTTCACACTAGTCTTCATGGCCCCGCCCGGCCAGCCGGAATGCCCGGTCGAGCTGACTTATAACTGGGATGGCGACGACGGCCTGCCCTCGGACAGCCGCCATTTTGGCCACCTGGCGTACCGCGTCGGCAATATCTATGACCTGTGCCAGCGGCTGATGGATGCAGGCGTCACCATCAACCGCCCGCCGCGGGACGGGCACATGGCCTTTGTTCGCAGTCCGGACAACGTGTCGGTCGAGCTGCTGCAAGAAGGCGATGCCCTGCCTCCGGCGGAACCCTGGGCCAGCATGGAAAATACCGGCCATTGGTAAGGCTCCTTTCGGTCAATAGATATAGCGGATCTGCTCCAGCCAGAACCGTTCGATCCGGCGGCTTTGCAGGTTGACCTGGTCCAAGGGGGGATCTTCCAGCACGCCGGACATGGCCAGCCCTTCTGCATGGCGCAGGAACAGGCGGTGGACCATGTCGCGGACCGCCTGTCCATCAGGCGTCAGCTTTACCCGCACGGACCGGCGGTCCATGTCGCT harbors:
- the parE gene encoding DNA topoisomerase IV subunit B, with the translated sequence MADDLLSAVDAIDSYSAASIEVLEGLEPVRKRPGMYIGGTDERALHHLVAEILDNSMDEAVAGHATRIEVELLADHSVVVRDNGRGIPIDPHPKFPGKSALEVILCTLHAGGKFSGDAYQTSGGLHGVGASVVNALSDLMVVQVARNKELFEQRFSRGVPQGPVARIGAAPNRRGTTVTFHADEDIFGHHRFKPARLLKMVKSKAYLFSGVEIRWKSEIDDGETPREATFHFPGGLADYLAETLTGASTYADRPFAGTVDFRRQGAPGKVDWAINWTPSRDGFIQSYCNTVPTPEGGTHEAGFWAAILKGVRAYGERISNKKAANITREDLLTGGCALVSCFIREPEFVGQTKDRLATTEAARLVENAVRDHFDTWLAGDTKSAGAILDFLVLRADERLRRKQEKETARKTATKKLRLPGKLVDCSATSRDGTELFIVEGDSAGGSAKMARDRTNQALLPLRGKILNVLGAASTKMGANQEISNLCQALGVGMGSKFKVDDLRYDKVIIMTDADVDGAHIASLLMTFFFTQMRPMIDKGHLYLACPPLYRLTQGAHRVYVADDAEKERMLVKGLGGRGKIDVQRFKGLGEMDAKDLKDTTMNPKTRKLIRVSIDDDEGGETGELVERLMGKKPELRFEYIQENARFAEELDV
- a CDS encoding thymidylate synthase yields the protein MRQYHDALRMVLDQGHESTDRTGTGTISHFGLQCRYPLADGFPLVTTKKLHLRSIIHELLWFLSGDTNIRYLKENGVSIWDEWADENGDLGPVYGRQWRLFPKLVPSGQDSGGRALFFADHVDQIADLVQAIRKTPDSRRLIVSAWNPGDVPDMALPPCHTLWQVRILAGKLHLQLYQRSADMFLGVPFNIASYALLQVMLAHVTGYEPGDFVHSIGDAHIYSNHLDQVRTQLARTPKPLPQIRLRRDVASIFDFRYEDFEVLNYDPDPAIKAPVAV
- a CDS encoding dihydrofolate reductase, whose translation is MLTLIAARDRNGAIGKDNDIPWRAPEDLAFFQRETTGGAVVMGRKTWDSLPFKPLKNRLNLVVSSNPDAADHVAATPRAALDHAHSMGYRRVYGIGGAGIYEALLPLADRLLLTEVDLDVRDADTFFPAFDRNEWDCLGSVDLRHEHPRCTLFEYLRRR
- a CDS encoding VOC family protein, which produces MNIRYLHTMVRVADLDKTMAFFKLLGLEETRRIDNDKGRFTLVFMAPPGQPECPVELTYNWDGDDGLPSDSRHFGHLAYRVGNIYDLCQRLMDAGVTINRPPRDGHMAFVRSPDNVSVELLQEGDALPPAEPWASMENTGHW